The following are from one region of the Microbacterium sp. BK668 genome:
- a CDS encoding DUF1801 domain-containing protein — protein MKPTGGDVNEFLAAVTPAVRRRDAETMVRLLSEVSGREPVLWGTIVGFGSYHYRYPTGTEGDAPLLGFAPRRQATTVYLLDPRDDGGPDLTGLGPHTTGASCLYLKDLADIDLDVLRRAVKRSLERLTSGEIEYAEITVTG, from the coding sequence ATGAAGCCCACCGGCGGCGACGTGAACGAGTTCCTCGCCGCGGTGACGCCGGCCGTCCGCCGGCGCGACGCCGAGACGATGGTCCGGCTCCTGTCGGAGGTCTCGGGCCGCGAGCCCGTCCTATGGGGGACGATCGTCGGCTTCGGCTCGTACCACTACCGGTATCCCACCGGGACCGAGGGCGACGCGCCCCTCCTCGGCTTCGCTCCGCGTCGTCAGGCCACCACGGTCTATCTGCTCGATCCGCGCGACGACGGTGGCCCCGACCTGACCGGGCTCGGCCCGCACACCACCGGCGCATCGTGCCTCTACCTGAAGGACCTCGCAGACATCGATCTCGACGTCCTGCGCCGCGCCGTGAAGCGCTCGCTCGAGCGGCTGACGTCGGGCGAGATCGAGTACGCAGAGATCACCGTCACGGGCTGA
- a CDS encoding HhH-GPD-type base excision DNA repair protein encodes MTLHITGDPDADRLLTDDPLALLLGMLLDQQIPMETAFGGPLKLQQRLGSLDAATIAGYDPEAFVEVFKRPPSVHRFPGSMAARVQSLCAAIERDWGGDAAALWRRDEPDGREVLRRLTALPGFGEQKAKIFLALLGKQYGFAGDGWREASTPYGEEGSFRSVADITSAESLAAVREHKRAMKAAAKEAAR; translated from the coding sequence ATGACGCTCCACATCACGGGTGACCCCGACGCGGACCGCCTGCTCACCGACGATCCGCTCGCCCTCCTCCTGGGCATGCTGCTGGATCAGCAGATCCCCATGGAGACGGCGTTCGGCGGCCCGCTCAAGCTCCAGCAGCGCCTCGGCTCGCTCGACGCCGCGACGATCGCGGGCTACGACCCCGAGGCGTTCGTCGAGGTCTTCAAGCGGCCGCCGTCGGTGCACCGCTTCCCGGGGTCCATGGCGGCGCGCGTGCAGTCGCTGTGCGCGGCGATCGAGCGGGACTGGGGAGGGGATGCCGCGGCGCTCTGGAGGCGAGACGAGCCCGACGGGCGGGAAGTGCTGCGGCGCCTGACAGCCCTGCCGGGATTCGGCGAGCAGAAGGCGAAGATCTTCCTCGCGCTGCTCGGGAAGCAGTACGGATTCGCCGGCGATGGGTGGCGCGAGGCATCCACCCCCTACGGCGAGGAGGGCTCGTTCCGCAGCGTCGCCGACATCACGAGCGCCGAGTCGCTCGCCGCGGTGCGCGAGCACAAGCGCGCGATGAAGGCAGCCGCCAAGGAGGCGGCGCGATGA
- a CDS encoding FAD-dependent oxidoreductase produces MSDSAADRELEELAEAAHERHVVVVGGGIAGLVAALECAKVGLRVTLVEASDRLGGNLRTIQVAGLELDAAVEGWSSRGAAVRALVRELGLEDRIVPARDARTWIAGLPSGAAPLPDGTIAGIPENPWDEDVRRIIGWSGTWRAYVDRLRPPLTIGKERSLGALVRSRMGAAVLDRLVAPLSLGVYGIHPDDIDVEGVAPGLSTALTRTGSLSGAVADLLVDRRKGGGGLEGLVGGTAGLVDALRRRLEGLGAEIVLGRAATRIERRADGRWTVAHAPASGDLPALDPADDVIVALPEHGARRLLAPLVPALDAPAEPSPAVEVVTLVVRTTRIDGSRGAVHPLPGTARAVGVVDSTARWPWLPMLAGEGIRILRVSFGTAGAPPVTGGLDDGDAFRLAADEASALLGVSVGEVSGAARERFAPPTPASALGHADAAAAARAAIRAVPGLAAAGGWLAGSGLAQIVPDSIAEAERVRRRALFGGSAV; encoded by the coding sequence ATGAGCGACAGTGCCGCGGACCGCGAGCTCGAAGAACTCGCGGAGGCTGCCCACGAGCGGCACGTCGTCGTCGTGGGCGGGGGCATCGCGGGCCTCGTGGCAGCGCTGGAGTGCGCCAAGGTCGGGCTCCGCGTGACGCTCGTCGAGGCATCCGATCGCCTCGGAGGCAACCTCCGCACCATCCAGGTCGCCGGCCTCGAGCTCGATGCGGCCGTCGAGGGCTGGTCGTCGCGCGGCGCCGCGGTGCGCGCGCTCGTGCGGGAACTCGGGCTCGAAGACCGGATCGTCCCTGCGCGCGACGCGCGCACGTGGATCGCCGGGCTGCCTTCGGGGGCCGCCCCGCTTCCGGACGGGACGATCGCGGGGATCCCGGAGAACCCCTGGGACGAGGACGTCCGGCGCATCATCGGCTGGAGCGGCACGTGGCGCGCGTACGTCGACCGCCTCCGTCCCCCGCTCACGATCGGCAAGGAGCGCAGCCTCGGCGCACTGGTGCGCTCGCGCATGGGGGCCGCGGTGCTCGACCGGCTCGTCGCTCCCCTGAGCCTCGGCGTCTACGGCATCCACCCCGACGACATCGACGTGGAAGGGGTTGCACCGGGCCTCAGCACAGCGCTCACGCGCACCGGCTCGCTGAGCGGAGCCGTCGCCGACCTTCTCGTCGACAGGCGCAAGGGCGGCGGCGGGCTGGAGGGGCTCGTCGGCGGGACGGCCGGCCTCGTCGACGCGCTGCGCCGGCGGCTCGAAGGGCTCGGAGCCGAGATCGTCCTCGGTCGCGCGGCCACGCGGATCGAGCGACGCGCGGACGGGCGGTGGACGGTGGCACACGCGCCGGCATCCGGCGACCTCCCGGCGCTCGACCCCGCGGACGACGTCATCGTCGCGCTCCCCGAGCACGGCGCCCGCCGCCTGCTCGCCCCCCTCGTCCCGGCACTCGATGCGCCGGCGGAGCCGAGTCCCGCCGTCGAGGTCGTCACCCTCGTGGTGAGAACGACGCGGATCGACGGCAGCCGCGGCGCCGTCCACCCCCTGCCCGGCACCGCGCGCGCTGTCGGTGTCGTCGACTCGACCGCGCGATGGCCGTGGCTTCCGATGCTCGCGGGGGAGGGGATCCGCATCCTCCGGGTGTCGTTCGGCACCGCGGGAGCCCCGCCCGTCACCGGCGGACTCGACGACGGCGACGCCTTCCGGCTCGCGGCGGACGAGGCATCCGCTCTTCTCGGCGTGTCTGTCGGAGAGGTCAGCGGCGCTGCGCGCGAGCGTTTCGCTCCGCCGACCCCGGCCTCGGCGCTCGGTCATGCCGACGCCGCGGCGGCCGCGCGAGCCGCCATCCGAGCCGTCCCCGGACTCGCGGCGGCGGGCGGATGGCTCGCAGGATCGGGACTCGCGCAGATCGTGCCCGACTCGATCGCGGAGGCGGAGCGGGTGCGCCGCCGCGCCCTCTTCGGCGGTTCGGCGGTCTGA
- a CDS encoding phage holin family protein, giving the protein MTTPRGFRDRADESLLTLVGDVPDLIRNLVMAEVEAAKAWIRRTSKDAGIGSGWIIGALFLLFWSIPLLLAFIIIGLSSWMPVWVASLIVLVVLILGAALCGLLGYLRWRKVVKSQNPAQSIVMDVEAVRDEL; this is encoded by the coding sequence ATGACGACTCCGCGCGGATTCCGCGACCGCGCCGACGAGAGTCTGCTGACTCTCGTCGGCGATGTGCCCGACCTCATCCGCAACCTGGTGATGGCCGAGGTCGAGGCGGCCAAGGCCTGGATCCGGCGCACGTCGAAGGACGCCGGCATCGGGTCGGGCTGGATCATCGGAGCGCTCTTCCTGCTCTTCTGGTCGATCCCGCTCCTCTTGGCCTTCATCATCATCGGCCTCTCGTCGTGGATGCCGGTCTGGGTCGCGTCGCTCATCGTGCTCGTCGTGCTGATCCTCGGCGCAGCGCTCTGCGGCCTGCTCGGCTACCTGCGCTGGCGCAAGGTGGTCAAGAGCCAGAACCCCGCTCAGTCGATCGTCATGGATGTGGAGGCAGTGCGCGATGAGCTCTGA
- a CDS encoding uroporphyrinogen-III synthase, translating to MNASPQQPAKPLAGWRVLVPRGGPWGDGVAASLRKQGAVPVIAPLINFAPSNDQATLEEALRDLADGAFDWLTLTSATTVDVLYAYRAVIPASTKVAAVGETTAAALLAVGYRVDLVPERDNSAAGMAEQLIALEPEPRDVLTLRSEIAKPVLTRMLSEAGHRVRSVVAYRTVGVPVTEKIAHDVRSGRINAILVTSGSVAEQVQSQFPDIPPATLIAAIGPRTAKDARRAGLSVDVVADRQTVDALIDAVAQFPLPHAADEFAP from the coding sequence ATGAACGCTTCACCACAGCAGCCTGCGAAACCCCTCGCGGGGTGGCGCGTCCTCGTCCCCCGCGGCGGACCCTGGGGCGATGGCGTGGCCGCCTCCCTGCGCAAGCAGGGCGCCGTTCCCGTGATCGCTCCGCTGATCAACTTCGCCCCGTCGAACGATCAGGCGACGCTCGAGGAGGCCCTGCGCGACCTGGCCGACGGGGCGTTCGACTGGCTGACCCTCACGAGCGCGACGACGGTCGACGTGCTCTACGCCTATCGCGCCGTCATCCCCGCCTCGACCAAGGTCGCCGCGGTCGGCGAGACGACAGCGGCGGCCCTCCTCGCCGTCGGGTATCGCGTGGATCTCGTCCCGGAGCGCGACAACTCCGCCGCGGGCATGGCCGAGCAGCTCATCGCCCTCGAGCCCGAGCCGCGGGATGTGCTCACCCTGCGCAGTGAGATCGCCAAGCCCGTTCTGACACGGATGCTGTCGGAGGCCGGGCATCGCGTGCGCAGCGTCGTGGCGTACCGCACGGTCGGTGTGCCGGTCACCGAGAAGATCGCGCACGACGTGCGCAGCGGCCGCATCAACGCGATCCTCGTCACGAGTGGATCGGTCGCGGAGCAGGTGCAGTCGCAGTTCCCCGACATCCCGCCAGCCACCCTCATCGCCGCGATCGGACCGCGCACCGCGAAAGACGCGCGCCGCGCCGGTCTCTCGGTCGACGTCGTCGCCGACCGGCAGACGGTCGACGCGCTGATCGATGCGGTGGCGCAGTTCCCGCTCCCGCACGCGGCGGACGAGTTCGCCCCCTGA
- a CDS encoding histidine kinase encodes MSSLPTSRGPMGRWAGWALIALAAAGVLGAGSIVTAGETRAGPGPITGWTGADAAVGCIAAAAVVAAAALVAFVGGPDALARTVALAVVGLCAVAPVYVVWSAVPPTVAVIAAAIPALAVPALTRLAAVSADGNAGGQGRRDGFSRAVAAAWLVCAIAVVVTVAFRDPFLDPECRGPCATGSTLVVPVPELVAAARVAVGAVAVGCTVLAVGRLVRSRAASYAVLIGWAAVPALALLTWSMVDAAAPELWSGLDAADAALAAMALAILAIAHLTQATGVLRRRQAMERLADELTAELGDDALEARLRSALRDPAARVAFPTPTGGLVAMDGTPTPGDHGAAATALRRGAEVVAILLHAPDVRAEELASAMGPAALAAIANAGLRARIRAVLDERLRSRLRVVEAADEARRLLERDLHDGLQQDLLVLRYDLALAAGAGSREASTFGAEAADLLERTRAIAHGVFPAVVDDLGVEASLDRLAEDSPIVLETDVDVPARPPPAIERTIYLLARHAVGAADPFRPLSFTVRAGPESVTVHARPSRAAVVAPLEDRVSALGGSVEEWEDAWQVVLPCA; translated from the coding sequence ATGAGCTCTCTGCCGACGAGCCGCGGGCCGATGGGCCGCTGGGCGGGCTGGGCGCTGATCGCCCTGGCCGCCGCAGGCGTGCTTGGTGCGGGGTCCATCGTGACGGCCGGTGAGACACGCGCGGGCCCGGGGCCCATCACCGGGTGGACGGGGGCGGATGCGGCCGTGGGCTGCATCGCCGCCGCCGCCGTCGTCGCGGCCGCGGCCCTCGTGGCGTTCGTCGGTGGTCCTGACGCACTCGCGCGCACGGTGGCGCTCGCGGTCGTCGGCCTCTGCGCCGTGGCGCCGGTCTACGTCGTCTGGTCGGCGGTTCCCCCGACTGTGGCCGTGATCGCCGCAGCCATCCCCGCCCTCGCCGTCCCCGCCCTCACCCGGCTGGCCGCGGTATCGGCGGACGGGAACGCCGGTGGGCAGGGTCGGCGCGATGGCTTCTCTCGCGCCGTCGCCGCGGCGTGGCTCGTGTGCGCGATCGCCGTGGTCGTCACCGTCGCCTTTCGCGATCCGTTCCTCGACCCGGAGTGCCGGGGACCGTGCGCGACGGGATCCACGCTCGTCGTGCCCGTTCCGGAGCTGGTCGCAGCGGCGCGGGTGGCGGTGGGAGCCGTCGCCGTCGGATGCACTGTCCTTGCGGTGGGAAGACTGGTCCGGAGCCGGGCAGCGTCGTACGCCGTGCTGATCGGGTGGGCAGCGGTGCCGGCCCTCGCCCTGCTGACGTGGTCGATGGTCGACGCCGCAGCGCCCGAACTGTGGAGCGGGCTGGACGCGGCTGACGCCGCGCTGGCGGCGATGGCGCTCGCCATCCTCGCGATCGCCCATCTCACGCAGGCGACGGGCGTCCTCCGGCGCCGCCAGGCGATGGAGCGACTCGCCGATGAGCTCACGGCCGAGCTCGGCGACGATGCGCTCGAGGCGCGCCTTCGCAGCGCGCTGCGCGATCCGGCCGCCCGAGTCGCCTTCCCCACGCCGACGGGCGGTCTCGTCGCCATGGACGGGACCCCCACGCCGGGCGACCACGGTGCTGCGGCAACCGCGCTGCGCCGCGGCGCGGAAGTCGTGGCCATCCTGCTCCACGCTCCCGACGTCCGCGCGGAGGAGCTCGCCTCGGCGATGGGACCGGCAGCGCTCGCGGCGATCGCGAATGCCGGCCTCCGGGCGCGGATCCGCGCGGTGCTCGACGAGCGGCTCCGGTCACGCCTGCGGGTGGTCGAGGCGGCCGACGAGGCGCGCCGCCTGCTCGAGAGGGATCTGCACGACGGACTGCAGCAGGACCTCCTCGTCCTGCGCTACGACCTCGCGCTGGCCGCGGGCGCCGGCAGCCGAGAGGCGAGCACGTTCGGCGCGGAGGCGGCCGACCTCCTCGAGCGCACGCGCGCGATCGCGCACGGCGTCTTCCCGGCCGTCGTCGACGACCTCGGCGTCGAGGCCTCACTCGATCGGCTCGCGGAGGACTCGCCGATCGTGCTCGAGACGGACGTCGACGTGCCGGCCCGGCCGCCGCCGGCCATCGAGCGCACCATCTACCTCTTGGCACGCCACGCCGTCGGGGCGGCGGATCCGTTCCGGCCGCTCTCGTTCACGGTGCGGGCCGGCCCGGAGTCCGTCACGGTCCACGCCAGACCGTCTCGGGCCGCCGTCGTGGCCCCGCTGGAGGATCGCGTCAGTGCTCTGGGAGGTTCTGTGGAGGAGTGGGAAGACGCCTGGCAGGTGGTGCTGCCGTGCGCGTAG
- a CDS encoding response regulator transcription factor produces the protein MLREAGVDVVGQAADAVALTPLVEDVKPEVAVIDIRMPPSFTDEGLRAAADLRERNPALGILVLSQYLESSYAMRLIEDVPERTGYLLKDRLADIGMLVDALRRIDEGETVIDPTIVTRLLGRRRAADPLDALSARERDVLALVAEGLSNSAIAARLHIADRTVETHVTSIFLKLGLVDEPTSHRRVLAVLTFLRAPGVS, from the coding sequence ATGCTGCGCGAGGCCGGGGTCGATGTCGTCGGACAGGCCGCTGACGCCGTCGCGTTGACGCCTCTCGTGGAAGACGTGAAGCCGGAGGTCGCCGTCATCGACATCCGGATGCCGCCGAGCTTCACCGATGAGGGATTGCGTGCGGCCGCCGACCTGCGCGAGCGGAACCCGGCGCTCGGCATCCTCGTGCTCTCGCAGTATCTCGAGTCGTCGTACGCCATGCGGCTCATCGAGGACGTCCCCGAGCGGACCGGCTACCTGCTGAAGGACCGGCTCGCCGACATCGGCATGCTTGTCGACGCCCTGCGCCGCATCGACGAGGGCGAGACCGTCATCGACCCCACGATCGTGACGCGCCTGCTCGGCCGGCGCCGCGCCGCCGATCCGCTGGACGCCCTCTCGGCGCGCGAGCGGGACGTTCTCGCCCTGGTCGCGGAAGGGCTGTCGAATAGTGCGATCGCCGCGCGTCTGCACATCGCCGACCGCACCGTCGAGACCCACGTCACAAGCATCTTCCTGAAGCTCGGCCTCGTCGACGAGCCGACCTCGCACCGGCGGGTGCTGGCGGTGCTCACCTTCCTTCGGGCGCCCGGGGTCAGCTGA
- a CDS encoding ABC transporter permease gives MTLATTTRSETTKQFTTAMWWILAIVLLAYVGFTAAVLGFVFSASATGAIGGAGAPQIPEESLPPVLYSTATSVGYVFPLLIGTLMVTSEFRHKTLTPTFLATPRRGTVLWAKLVVGVLLGLLYGVVGVVAAVVPSAAFLAGYGVETGFASSETWAMLGRMLLAYVLWVFIGIGIGALVRNQVGAIVGVLVFTQFLEPVARAAASFVDGLDDVTQYLPGAASDALVGASVFSVSMPQTGAATEGLEWWAGGLVLLGYAAVLVAVGYLTSWRRDVS, from the coding sequence ATGACCCTCGCCACGACGACGCGCTCCGAGACCACCAAGCAGTTCACCACGGCGATGTGGTGGATCCTCGCGATCGTGCTGCTCGCCTATGTCGGATTCACGGCGGCCGTGCTCGGGTTCGTGTTCTCGGCGTCGGCGACCGGCGCCATCGGAGGGGCCGGCGCTCCGCAGATCCCGGAGGAGAGCCTGCCGCCGGTCCTCTACAGCACCGCGACCTCGGTCGGCTACGTCTTCCCGCTCCTGATCGGCACGCTCATGGTCACGAGCGAGTTCCGGCACAAGACCCTCACTCCGACCTTCCTGGCGACCCCGCGGCGCGGAACGGTCCTGTGGGCGAAGCTCGTCGTCGGCGTCCTCCTCGGACTGCTGTACGGCGTCGTGGGGGTCGTGGCGGCGGTCGTCCCGTCGGCGGCGTTCCTCGCGGGGTACGGAGTCGAGACCGGCTTCGCGTCGTCCGAGACCTGGGCGATGCTGGGGCGGATGCTGCTGGCCTACGTCCTTTGGGTGTTCATCGGCATCGGGATCGGCGCGCTCGTGCGCAATCAGGTCGGCGCCATCGTGGGCGTGCTCGTCTTCACCCAGTTCCTGGAGCCGGTCGCGCGAGCGGCGGCCTCCTTCGTCGACGGGCTGGACGACGTGACGCAGTATCTGCCCGGCGCGGCGAGCGATGCCCTCGTCGGCGCGAGCGTCTTCTCCGTCAGCATGCCTCAGACCGGCGCCGCGACCGAGGGACTCGAGTGGTGGGCCGGAGGGCTCGTGCTGCTCGGGTACGCGGCCGTGCTCGTCGCGGTCGGGTATCTGACGAGCTGGCGCCGCGACGTCAGCTGA
- a CDS encoding ABC transporter ATP-binding protein, whose translation MPEGQVLEFSAVTKRFGAVTAVDGFTARVEPGRVTGFLGPNGAGKTTTLRILLGLVRATEGSATIGGVPYAKLRNPLQSVGAVLEASSFHPGRTAANHLKVYAQAAGLPQARIDEALGLVGLGDVAGRKVGGYSLGMRQRLGLAYALVGDPGVLVLDEPANGLDPEGIRWMRGLLRELARQGRTVLVSSHLLAEVQQTVDALLIIAGGRLVFEGGLDELSDPSESATVVDSRDRAALTAALRDAHVEVEVLRSGLTVRGLDPADVGQLAADAGIALTSLHRRGPALEEVFLDLVNGTRVHSSAGGWSHTPADGPRAAAAVAGVPVTSPAPATDHPADIAETHAGDDLPLVAETHAADDLSPVVEAEAAGRGPAAVTEDGGTAADADAAAPAGFAVASTGVIDIIPATASGDAVRAGEPAREEVRDEAVEQPDAAADRGVTEEIFTVDDDEAAADAGPDETLRAEPATATEEWDSVAPADEREAEPAEPAEAEPDEHEAELGDTASAEWASVAPVEADGEDSARETGTEAEEPAPESSDRPWERYVKTDADREADRFFAAFDEHTASAASAEAAQDGPFVTELETPEPDELGAPPPDWHAQPEPLTAEEAVEADSEPEEPADRPAQDEDERRDEWHHEQSEGDEPR comes from the coding sequence ATGCCCGAGGGACAGGTGCTGGAATTCTCCGCGGTCACGAAGCGCTTCGGCGCCGTCACCGCCGTCGACGGATTCACGGCACGTGTCGAGCCCGGGCGGGTCACCGGGTTCCTCGGCCCGAACGGAGCCGGCAAGACGACGACGCTGCGCATCCTCCTCGGCCTCGTACGCGCGACCGAGGGGTCGGCGACGATCGGGGGCGTGCCCTACGCGAAGCTGAGGAATCCGCTGCAGTCGGTGGGCGCCGTGCTCGAGGCATCCAGCTTCCACCCCGGTCGCACCGCGGCGAACCACCTCAAGGTGTACGCGCAGGCGGCGGGCCTTCCGCAGGCGCGCATCGACGAGGCCCTCGGGCTCGTCGGTCTGGGCGACGTCGCCGGGCGCAAGGTGGGGGGCTACTCGCTGGGCATGCGCCAGCGGCTCGGCCTCGCGTACGCCCTGGTCGGCGATCCGGGTGTGCTCGTGCTCGACGAGCCGGCCAACGGCCTCGATCCCGAGGGGATCAGGTGGATGCGCGGCCTGCTGCGCGAACTCGCACGCCAGGGCCGGACGGTGCTCGTCTCGTCGCACCTCCTCGCCGAGGTCCAGCAGACCGTCGATGCGCTCCTCATCATCGCGGGCGGTCGGCTGGTGTTCGAGGGCGGCCTGGACGAGCTGTCGGACCCGTCCGAGTCGGCGACCGTCGTCGACTCCCGCGACCGTGCGGCGCTGACGGCCGCGCTGCGCGACGCGCACGTCGAGGTCGAGGTGCTGCGCTCGGGCCTCACGGTACGCGGCCTCGACCCCGCCGACGTCGGACAGCTGGCCGCCGATGCCGGCATCGCGCTGACATCTCTGCACCGTCGCGGACCCGCCCTCGAGGAGGTGTTCCTCGACCTGGTCAACGGGACGCGCGTCCACTCCAGCGCGGGCGGGTGGTCGCACACGCCCGCCGACGGTCCACGCGCCGCGGCAGCCGTCGCCGGCGTGCCGGTCACGTCCCCGGCGCCGGCGACGGACCACCCCGCCGACATCGCCGAGACGCACGCCGGGGACGACCTCCCCCTGGTCGCCGAGACGCACGCCGCGGACGACCTCTCCCCTGTCGTGGAGGCGGAGGCCGCCGGCCGAGGGCCCGCGGCCGTCACGGAGGATGGTGGGACCGCAGCGGATGCCGATGCCGCCGCGCCCGCCGGGTTCGCCGTGGCGAGCACCGGCGTGATCGACATCATCCCGGCCACGGCTTCCGGCGACGCCGTGCGTGCGGGCGAGCCCGCGCGCGAAGAGGTCCGCGACGAGGCAGTCGAGCAGCCGGACGCGGCTGCCGACCGCGGAGTCACCGAGGAGATCTTCACCGTCGACGACGACGAGGCCGCCGCCGATGCCGGGCCGGACGAGACTCTGCGCGCAGAGCCGGCCACCGCGACCGAGGAGTGGGACTCGGTCGCACCGGCCGACGAGCGGGAGGCCGAGCCCGCGGAGCCCGCCGAGGCGGAGCCGGATGAGCACGAAGCCGAGCTTGGAGACACGGCCTCCGCCGAGTGGGCGTCGGTCGCACCGGTCGAGGCGGATGGCGAGGACTCGGCGCGGGAGACCGGGACGGAGGCCGAGGAGCCCGCGCCGGAGTCCTCCGACCGGCCGTGGGAGCGGTATGTGAAGACCGACGCGGACCGCGAGGCCGACCGCTTCTTCGCCGCGTTCGACGAGCACACCGCGAGCGCGGCATCTGCCGAAGCTGCACAGGACGGACCGTTCGTCACTGAGCTGGAGACGCCCGAGCCCGACGAGCTCGGCGCCCCGCCACCCGACTGGCACGCCCAGCCGGAGCCGCTGACGGCTGAGGAGGCGGTCGAGGCAGACTCGGAGCCGGAGGAGCCGGCTGACCGGCCGGCCCAAGACGAGGACGAGCGGCGCGACGAGTGGCACCACGAGCAGAGTGAAGGAGACGAGCCCCGATGA
- a CDS encoding enoyl-CoA hydratase/isomerase family protein, whose protein sequence is MGGPEDNVLVHTNGSLARLTLNRPRAINALDLDMIRAASAALDAWEHDRDVDIVLLDGAGERGLCAGGDVRGLYERTVAGDAASSAVFFREEYALNARIAEYPKPFVAFADGITMGGGIGLAGHAAFRVVTERSQLAMPETRIGFTPDVGGSWLLARAPGRLGEYLGLTGRTMDASDAIYAGFADHFVPSESLDGLRDALQTRADPSGPAELVLLFDETPDPPSLRAARGWIDDAFAADSVPEIIDRLRARPEEEPSATAGLLEQLSPTGLAVTLAAIRRARELPGLRAALAQEYGLVMWFATTQPDLAEGIRAQVVDKDRSPRWQPATLADLPADAAASALSFTPAVPLWD, encoded by the coding sequence GTGGGCGGCCCCGAAGACAACGTGCTCGTGCACACGAACGGATCGCTCGCCCGGCTGACGCTCAACCGGCCGCGCGCGATCAATGCGCTCGACCTCGACATGATCCGGGCCGCCTCCGCCGCGCTGGACGCGTGGGAGCACGACCGCGACGTCGACATCGTGCTGCTCGACGGAGCGGGGGAGCGCGGCCTCTGTGCGGGCGGAGACGTCCGCGGACTGTACGAGCGCACGGTCGCGGGGGATGCCGCGTCATCCGCCGTCTTCTTCCGCGAGGAGTACGCGCTCAACGCCCGCATCGCGGAGTACCCCAAGCCCTTCGTCGCGTTCGCCGACGGCATCACGATGGGCGGCGGGATCGGCCTCGCCGGCCACGCCGCGTTCCGGGTGGTCACCGAGCGGTCTCAGCTGGCCATGCCCGAGACGCGGATCGGCTTCACCCCCGACGTCGGCGGCTCGTGGCTGCTCGCCCGGGCGCCGGGGCGGCTCGGCGAGTACCTGGGGCTGACCGGACGGACGATGGATGCCTCGGACGCCATCTACGCGGGGTTCGCCGACCACTTCGTGCCGTCCGAGAGTCTCGACGGCCTGCGGGACGCACTGCAGACGCGGGCCGACCCGTCCGGACCCGCCGAACTCGTCCTCCTCTTCGATGAGACCCCGGACCCGCCGAGCCTGCGCGCCGCCCGGGGCTGGATCGACGACGCCTTCGCCGCGGACTCCGTGCCGGAGATCATCGACCGCCTGCGCGCCCGGCCGGAGGAGGAGCCGAGCGCGACGGCGGGGCTCCTCGAGCAGCTCTCGCCGACGGGTCTGGCGGTTACCCTCGCGGCCATCCGCCGGGCCCGGGAGCTGCCGGGCCTGCGGGCCGCCCTCGCGCAGGAGTACGGCCTGGTCATGTGGTTCGCGACGACGCAGCCCGACCTCGCGGAGGGCATCCGCGCGCAGGTCGTCGACAAGGACCGCTCGCCCCGATGGCAGCCCGCGACCCTGGCGGATCTTCCGGCGGATGCCGCGGCATCCGCCCTCTCGTTCACCCCCGCGGTTCCGCTCTGGGACTGA